A genomic segment from Pseudobacteriovorax antillogorgiicola encodes:
- a CDS encoding GNAT family N-acetyltransferase gives MFEQMLKLRLGVLEEIPGFRNDASMTKILGDYFAAIYKYRQGEIAFLEKEGEWLAYVMASRFYHRFYGSVLTQFVLDFKPEFSDEAVPMIRNFIESYAKSEQFSLVELYAPCFALVEGLASNWRIAATSYGGDPALSLKEAKTLAKKDAFKDNDIELVTADDPEQVDRIMALKIEAFKENPELCWYWNCDQYQTQEFMRLMNSLDRQETFLLKKKSRIVGYGGINFDAHNAYWGPTSGVDLVLSPKLRGKGLSYPLYAHLFEAMIARGAKFYKGATHNPAVIKVASYFNRWPLYYQLLPKDLKI, from the coding sequence ATGTTTGAGCAAATGCTTAAGTTGCGTTTAGGAGTCCTAGAAGAGATCCCTGGATTTCGAAATGATGCCTCGATGACAAAGATTTTGGGTGATTACTTTGCGGCTATCTATAAGTATCGTCAGGGTGAGATCGCCTTCTTAGAAAAGGAAGGAGAGTGGCTTGCTTATGTTATGGCAAGTCGTTTCTATCACCGTTTTTATGGAAGCGTTCTGACTCAGTTTGTTCTCGATTTCAAGCCAGAGTTTTCCGATGAAGCCGTTCCGATGATTCGGAACTTCATTGAGAGCTACGCGAAATCCGAGCAGTTCTCTCTAGTGGAGCTGTATGCTCCTTGCTTCGCCTTAGTTGAAGGGCTCGCATCAAACTGGCGAATAGCGGCGACATCCTACGGTGGAGACCCAGCTCTATCCCTAAAAGAGGCTAAAACATTAGCTAAGAAAGATGCCTTCAAGGACAATGATATTGAATTGGTCACTGCTGATGACCCAGAGCAGGTGGACCGTATCATGGCTTTGAAAATCGAGGCTTTCAAGGAGAATCCTGAGCTTTGCTGGTATTGGAACTGCGACCAATATCAAACTCAGGAATTTATGAGACTAATGAATAGTCTCGATCGCCAGGAAACCTTTCTACTCAAGAAAAAGAGTAGGATCGTTGGTTATGGCGGAATTAACTTTGACGCTCATAATGCTTATTGGGGGCCAACGTCGGGAGTTGACCTTGTCCTAAGCCCTAAACTCAGAGGCAAGGGTTTAAGTTATCCTCTATATGCCCATCTGTTTGAGGCGATGATTGCAAGAGGCGCCAAGTTTTATAAGGGTGCAACTCATAACCCAGCTGTCATTAAGGTAGCATCCTATTTTAATCGCTGGCCTTTGTACTACCAGCTTCTCCCAAAAGACTTGAAGATCTAG